A genomic stretch from Edaphobacter aggregans includes:
- a CDS encoding GNAT family N-acetyltransferase, whose protein sequence is MPPEQPVTLRECIPADAPTLAIIAAATLLEAFAGLVPGDALLAHCAKNHIPAAYLSYLEKPETRAWLAELSPGAAPVGYALLTAPDFPIDLVQPGDLELRRIYLFSKFHGTGAGRTMMDLAIASARRQQATRLLLGVHPDNQRAIAFYRKNGFVQIGTRTFQVGASTFEDPVFALTL, encoded by the coding sequence ATGCCTCCTGAACAACCTGTAACTCTCCGCGAATGCATCCCAGCGGACGCGCCCACGCTCGCCATCATCGCCGCCGCCACCCTGCTCGAAGCCTTCGCCGGCCTCGTCCCCGGCGACGCCCTCCTCGCCCACTGCGCCAAAAACCACATCCCCGCCGCCTACCTCTCCTATCTCGAAAAACCCGAGACCCGCGCCTGGCTCGCCGAGCTCTCCCCCGGAGCCGCACCCGTCGGCTACGCCCTCCTCACCGCACCCGACTTCCCCATCGACCTCGTCCAGCCCGGCGACCTCGAACTCCGCCGCATCTATCTCTTCTCCAAATTTCATGGCACCGGAGCCGGACGCACCATGATGGACCTCGCCATCGCCAGCGCCCGCCGCCAGCAAGCCACCCGCCTCCTCCTCGGTGTCCATCCCGACAACCAGAGAGCCATCGCCTTCTACCGCAAAAACGGCTTCGTCCAAATCGGAACCCGCACCTTCCAGGTAGGCGCCTCCACCTTCGAAGACCCCGTCTTCGCCCTCACCCTCTAA
- a CDS encoding PEP-CTERM sorting domain-containing protein (PEP-CTERM proteins occur, often in large numbers, in the proteomes of bacteria that also encode an exosortase, a predicted intramembrane cysteine proteinase. The presence of a PEP-CTERM domain at a protein's C-terminus predicts cleavage within the sorting domain, followed by covalent anchoring to some some component of the (usually Gram-negative) cell surface. Many PEP-CTERM proteins exhibit an unusual sequence composition that includes large numbers of potential glycosylation sites. Expression of one such protein has been shown restore the ability of a bacterium to form floc, a type of biofilm.), whose product MKLRLILFLFTFIILGSLPARAIPFVLDFGGLKNTEQVLSFYDGGTGSLGSGPGPNYGITFTPSFGAVSAVPPYGPSLVGQLNGPSATMDVSGGFNLLSFYYEAADNSGSVALWSGLDGTGVMLADISLPTSATWNAAGTAFAGTALSAVFIGTSGTKFDQITDAGLVIPEPSSLLLLATGLISLIPECRRRLARRVAHT is encoded by the coding sequence ATGAAACTCCGCCTAATCCTATTTCTATTCACGTTTATCATCTTGGGCTCCCTGCCCGCTCGAGCCATTCCGTTCGTTCTCGACTTCGGAGGCCTTAAGAACACCGAACAAGTTCTCAGTTTCTACGATGGTGGAACTGGAAGCCTGGGGTCGGGACCCGGCCCCAACTACGGCATTACCTTCACGCCATCTTTCGGCGCTGTCTCCGCTGTGCCGCCCTACGGCCCAAGCCTGGTCGGCCAGTTGAACGGGCCCTCCGCCACTATGGATGTTTCCGGCGGATTCAATCTTCTCTCGTTCTACTACGAAGCCGCGGACAACTCAGGCTCGGTCGCTCTCTGGAGCGGTCTCGATGGAACCGGTGTCATGCTGGCAGATATCTCACTCCCCACTTCGGCAACCTGGAATGCGGCGGGAACAGCATTCGCCGGAACCGCTCTTTCAGCGGTCTTTATCGGAACATCCGGCACCAAATTCGACCAGATTACCGATGCCGGTCTGGTGATCCCGGAGCCATCCAGCCTTCTGCTTCTGGCCACCGGTCTCATCAGTCTCATACCGGAATGCCGAAGACGTCTCGCTCGACGGGTTGCCCATACTTAA
- a CDS encoding PEP-CTERM sorting domain-containing protein, producing the protein MDISGTVVTPEPSTFALLGTGMLGMMGVVRRKFYSHR; encoded by the coding sequence GTGGATATCTCCGGAACGGTCGTTACCCCGGAGCCTTCTACATTTGCTTTGCTTGGAACAGGCATGTTGGGAATGATGGGCGTCGTTCGGCGCAAGTTTTATTCTCATCGATAG
- a CDS encoding DoxX family protein → MDWKRLIQFALSGSSHLEQYAILLVRVSIGLFFAISGANKLFVAGGTKPVYDTLVEAKIPFPRQTAYFVSTVEFVCGSLVAIGFLSSPASFALLIDMIVATLTSAVSTLPKGLSPLSWLDDFLYLPEVLYVLFFIWLICSGPGKFSVDYWLAGKLL, encoded by the coding sequence ATGGATTGGAAACGGTTGATCCAGTTTGCGCTGTCGGGCAGCAGTCATTTGGAACAATATGCCATCCTACTGGTGCGCGTTTCGATCGGGCTGTTCTTCGCCATCTCCGGGGCAAACAAATTGTTTGTCGCCGGCGGCACGAAACCTGTTTACGACACGCTCGTAGAGGCCAAAATCCCATTTCCCCGCCAGACAGCTTATTTCGTGTCGACTGTCGAGTTCGTCTGCGGATCCCTTGTGGCCATAGGGTTTCTTTCGAGCCCGGCCAGCTTCGCTTTATTGATCGATATGATCGTCGCCACCCTGACCAGCGCTGTTTCCACGTTGCCTAAAGGGCTTTCGCCTCTTAGCTGGCTCGACGATTTCCTCTACCTTCCGGAAGTCCTGTACGTGCTCTTCTTTATCTGGCTGATCTGTTCCGGTCCGGGAAAGTTCAGTGTCGATTACTGGCTCGCCGGCAAGTTGCTGTGA
- a CDS encoding DUF1801 domain-containing protein, whose product MATELLRFNGAVERDPAIDAWMKHHQGELGLIAHQWFQVMRNCGDEVRELLHDGCPVACLGDAPFGYVDVFTSHVNVGFFQGATLPDPARLLQGTGKFMRHVKLKPGTPTNLTALNKLIDTAYWDIKSRVENG is encoded by the coding sequence GTGGCAACAGAGCTATTGCGATTCAATGGCGCCGTAGAGCGAGATCCCGCCATCGACGCATGGATGAAACACCATCAAGGTGAATTAGGCCTCATCGCGCATCAGTGGTTCCAGGTGATGCGAAACTGCGGGGACGAAGTTCGAGAGCTCTTGCATGACGGCTGCCCGGTCGCATGTCTTGGAGACGCGCCCTTCGGCTACGTCGATGTATTCACTTCGCACGTAAACGTGGGATTCTTTCAAGGAGCAACGCTCCCGGATCCCGCCCGCTTGTTGCAAGGCACCGGCAAATTCATGCGCCACGTAAAGCTGAAGCCGGGAACACCCACAAACCTCACCGCCCTAAACAAACTCATCGACACGGCGTACTGGGATATAAAGTCCCGCGTCGAAAACGGCTAA
- a CDS encoding PEP-CTERM sorting domain-containing protein, translating to MRFVYQAFVLAFALLISPLAKADTLLLFDLSGAGSTYTFSLDSTPPIASAAAGFSFTLNGIDITIDDLFGVTSGLTFFNGARGGGVSLLNIPGGALDLTGPQLYSGSETTPSFGPGGPISLTDSAGAPFSLTITAAPTPEPGTLTLLATGAIATLGSIRRRRRTVAHT from the coding sequence ATGCGTTTCGTCTATCAAGCCTTTGTGCTCGCCTTCGCACTCCTGATTTCTCCGCTCGCAAAAGCCGACACCCTCCTCCTGTTCGACCTCAGCGGAGCAGGCAGTACCTATACGTTCTCCCTGGATTCCACCCCCCCCATCGCCTCCGCCGCCGCCGGGTTCAGTTTCACGCTCAATGGCATTGACATCACCATCGACGATCTCTTTGGAGTGACCTCCGGCTTGACATTCTTCAACGGTGCCAGAGGTGGTGGAGTCAGCCTGCTCAACATCCCCGGAGGAGCACTCGACCTCACAGGCCCGCAACTCTACAGCGGCTCGGAAACAACTCCTTCCTTCGGCCCCGGAGGCCCAATCTCGCTCACCGATAGCGCCGGCGCGCCCTTCTCCCTGACGATCACTGCTGCCCCCACCCCCGAACCCGGAACACTTACGCTCCTCGCCACCGGAGCCATCGCCACCCTCGGCTCCATCCGCAGACGAAGACGGACAGTGGCCCATACATAG
- a CDS encoding glycine zipper family protein — translation MALPSLSIVRRFQLVGLLCIATWILSFVGCKKSETPSTAQPAANPAQPAAPTQPVTPAAPTGPVPSFSAANKAGLFVAAAKGQSHDQQLIDESDCYNLAQQQTGVSPDTPPPQAPTSADIQAAQSQAADSAPQQKGGRAKGAARGAVGGAVIGGISGNAGTGAAVGAGVGTVRGGRQQRKANAATKEQAAAQGGAQVQQQYQNQKAAYDQQMSTFKRAFSACMDARGYSVK, via the coding sequence ATGGCATTGCCTTCTCTTTCGATTGTTAGGCGCTTTCAGTTGGTGGGCCTCCTCTGCATCGCAACATGGATTCTCTCTTTCGTCGGTTGCAAGAAATCTGAAACCCCGTCCACTGCCCAACCGGCCGCTAACCCAGCTCAACCGGCTGCTCCAACTCAACCGGTAACACCCGCTGCACCAACAGGACCCGTGCCTTCCTTCTCAGCCGCAAATAAAGCGGGCCTTTTCGTCGCTGCGGCAAAGGGCCAAAGTCACGATCAACAGCTCATCGATGAGTCGGACTGCTACAACCTGGCTCAACAGCAAACAGGCGTCAGCCCCGATACGCCGCCTCCCCAGGCACCGACCTCTGCTGATATCCAGGCAGCCCAGTCTCAGGCGGCTGACTCTGCTCCGCAACAAAAAGGCGGACGAGCCAAGGGTGCAGCTCGTGGCGCAGTAGGCGGCGCTGTGATTGGCGGCATCTCTGGAAATGCAGGAACAGGTGCGGCCGTAGGCGCGGGGGTAGGAACTGTGCGCGGCGGGAGACAGCAGCGCAAAGCCAACGCGGCTACCAAGGAACAGGCAGCGGCACAAGGAGGGGCGCAGGTGCAGCAGCAGTACCAGAACCAGAAGGCAGCGTATGACCAACAGATGAGTACCTTTAAACGGGCGTTCTCAGCATGCATGGATGCGCGAGGCTATTCGGTCAAATAG
- a CDS encoding protease pro-enzyme activation domain-containing protein: MASLSRVRGVLCSFILSLVGGGVAWGQIAAVVTDAVSDGSRVELPDSAGMVYRPVHYDPNHPPPVPTTPPMLKTVQMVHGKPVDPTHVPVAEVLAHLGTSELRHADGAHVVKMWIRFEIPAEQLNDACQRRQQPGSGWLHTLAPNMDDMNKVMAWLKEEGFTDVRPGLTDVDVLFDHAVSFTGSVEVIERAFRTEVYSYTTNDAPTPTPIIPDTTYYTNGTNLSIPTAFSKVISKVEGLRPVPEGGICNGIRAIPPVSPQR, translated from the coding sequence ATGGCGAGTCTGTCTAGGGTACGTGGCGTGTTGTGCAGCTTTATTTTGTCTCTAGTGGGTGGCGGAGTTGCGTGGGGGCAGATAGCAGCAGTAGTTACAGATGCAGTGTCAGACGGGTCGCGGGTGGAGCTGCCTGATTCGGCGGGGATGGTTTACAGGCCGGTGCACTATGACCCGAATCACCCGCCGCCGGTTCCGACTACGCCTCCGATGTTGAAGACGGTGCAGATGGTGCACGGAAAGCCGGTTGATCCGACGCATGTTCCGGTGGCTGAGGTGCTGGCGCATCTGGGGACGAGTGAGCTGAGGCATGCGGATGGCGCGCACGTGGTGAAGATGTGGATTCGGTTTGAGATTCCCGCGGAGCAGTTGAATGACGCGTGCCAAAGGAGACAGCAACCGGGCAGTGGATGGCTACACACGCTAGCTCCCAACATGGATGACATGAACAAGGTGATGGCTTGGCTGAAGGAGGAGGGATTTACCGATGTGCGGCCGGGGCTGACGGATGTCGATGTTCTGTTTGATCACGCGGTGAGTTTTACAGGGAGCGTGGAGGTGATTGAGCGGGCGTTTCGGACAGAGGTTTACAGCTATACGACGAACGATGCGCCTACGCCGACTCCGATAATTCCGGATACGACCTACTACACGAATGGAACGAATCTTTCGATTCCGACTGCGTTCAGCAAGGTGATTAGCAAGGTGGAAGGGCTGAGACCGGTGCCGGAAGGCGGGATTTGTAATGGGATTCGGGCAATTCCGCCCGTGTCACCGCAGCGGTAG
- the glmS gene encoding glutamine--fructose-6-phosphate transaminase (isomerizing) — MCGIVGYIGPQPVVPVIIEGLRRLEYRGYDSAGIAVAGGPTALELRRAPGKLRNLESVIAANPIDGTFGIGHTRWATHGRPTEENAHPHRDCTGTLVVVHNGIVENYLALKRELTAAGHTFVTETDTEIIAHLIEQELANETGIPLEEAVRRAVHRLTGAFAIGVLSAHEPNKLVAARMGPPAVIGIGDGEFFLASDVPGILHHTRNIHFLADGELAVLTPDGVALYDFDGNVLPLKVQRIAWDPIQAEKAGYKHFMLKEINEQPRAIRDTTLGRISLDTGRVFLDNLSITDEEFRAATQITIAACGTSWHAGLAGKFMIERLARLPVDVDYASEYRYRDPIADPRAIGLLITQSGETADTLAAQAELIAKGSKTLAICNVVGSAVTRRASGTITTNAGPEIGVASTKAFTAQLTALFVLALHLAQVRDTISPEQSLHLATELSHLPSKLESILALHSSTKVGMSEGVAAPTPAAAAPASARTPLPPFPFIERRTRPRLSLDEHCQHLAKLFHNANNFLFLGRGIHYPIALEGALKLKEISYIHAEGYPAGEMKHGPNALIDESLPVVCIATKDPNDPSSVLKYEKTLSNIQEVTARSGRVIAIATQGDDEICNLVEHTIYIPPAPELLLPILEVVPLQLLAYHIAVRRGCDVDQPRNLAKSVTVE; from the coding sequence ATGTGTGGAATCGTTGGTTACATTGGCCCCCAGCCCGTCGTCCCCGTCATCATTGAAGGCCTGCGCCGCCTCGAATACCGCGGCTACGACTCCGCCGGCATCGCCGTAGCCGGAGGCCCCACCGCCCTCGAGCTCCGCCGCGCCCCCGGCAAGCTCCGCAACCTCGAGTCCGTCATCGCCGCCAACCCCATCGACGGCACCTTCGGCATCGGCCACACCCGCTGGGCCACCCACGGCCGCCCCACCGAAGAGAACGCCCACCCCCACCGCGACTGCACCGGCACCCTCGTCGTCGTCCACAACGGCATCGTCGAAAACTACCTCGCCCTCAAGCGCGAACTCACCGCCGCCGGCCACACCTTCGTCACCGAAACCGATACCGAAATCATCGCCCACCTCATCGAGCAGGAGCTCGCCAACGAAACCGGCATCCCTCTAGAAGAAGCCGTCCGCCGAGCCGTCCACCGCCTCACCGGAGCCTTCGCCATCGGCGTCCTCTCCGCGCACGAGCCCAACAAGCTCGTCGCCGCCCGCATGGGTCCACCCGCCGTCATCGGCATCGGCGACGGAGAATTCTTCCTGGCCTCCGACGTCCCCGGCATCCTCCACCACACCCGCAACATCCACTTCCTCGCCGACGGCGAACTAGCCGTCCTCACCCCCGATGGCGTCGCCCTCTACGACTTCGACGGCAACGTCCTCCCGCTAAAAGTCCAGCGCATCGCCTGGGACCCCATCCAGGCCGAAAAAGCCGGCTACAAGCACTTCATGCTCAAAGAGATCAACGAGCAGCCCCGAGCCATCCGCGACACCACCCTCGGCCGCATCTCCCTCGACACCGGCCGCGTCTTCCTCGACAACCTCTCCATCACCGACGAAGAGTTCCGCGCCGCCACCCAAATCACCATCGCCGCCTGCGGAACCTCCTGGCACGCTGGCCTCGCCGGCAAGTTCATGATCGAGCGCCTCGCCCGCCTCCCCGTCGACGTCGACTACGCCTCCGAGTACCGCTACCGCGACCCCATCGCCGACCCTCGCGCCATCGGCCTCCTCATCACCCAATCCGGCGAAACCGCCGACACCCTCGCCGCCCAGGCCGAGCTCATCGCCAAAGGCTCCAAGACCCTCGCCATCTGCAACGTCGTCGGATCCGCCGTCACCCGCCGCGCCTCCGGCACCATCACCACCAACGCCGGCCCCGAGATCGGTGTCGCCTCCACCAAGGCCTTCACCGCCCAGCTCACCGCCCTCTTCGTCCTCGCCCTCCACCTCGCCCAGGTCCGCGACACCATCTCCCCCGAGCAGTCCCTTCACCTCGCCACCGAGCTCTCCCACCTTCCCTCCAAGCTCGAGTCCATACTGGCCCTCCACTCCTCCACCAAGGTCGGCATGTCCGAAGGCGTCGCCGCGCCCACACCCGCCGCGGCGGCCCCGGCCTCAGCCCGCACACCGCTACCGCCCTTCCCCTTCATCGAGCGCCGCACCCGCCCGCGCCTCTCCCTCGACGAGCACTGCCAGCACCTCGCCAAGCTCTTCCACAACGCCAACAACTTCCTCTTCCTCGGCCGCGGCATCCACTACCCCATCGCCCTCGAAGGCGCACTCAAGCTCAAGGAGATCTCCTACATCCACGCCGAAGGCTACCCCGCCGGCGAGATGAAGCACGGCCCCAACGCCCTCATCGACGAGTCCCTCCCCGTAGTCTGCATCGCCACCAAGGACCCCAACGACCCCTCCAGCGTCCTCAAGTACGAAAAGACCCTGAGCAATATTCAGGAAGTCACCGCCCGCAGCGGCCGCGTCATTGCCATCGCCACCCAGGGCGACGACGAGATCTGCAACCTCGTAGAACACACCATCTACATCCCACCCGCCCCCGAACTACTCCTACCCATCCTCGAAGTAGTCCCCCTACAACTCCTCGCCTACCACATTGCCGTTAGAAGAGGCTGCGACGTAGACCAACCCAGAAATCTAGCCAAGAGTGTCACCGTGGAATAA
- a CDS encoding PEP-CTERM sorting domain-containing protein, whose product MSRRHTNTISTLSVIALVVAALTSKPAAATTIDIYEPIAFASPLNTFFADQGYTVTQLTSSFTSLSGANFVILPGPVGLSAGQISLVDAYVNGGGRLLLNSDYGPQDDLGIAAVNTVLMSLGSSIVNQSTSSNPGYYDTSDIVVNPFTTGVADVNYADTSSLTGGTALVFGNPVIDLGQEFIAYQTIGAGYVFVIADTNVQVNISSTTTNNNGVLYCNFGGLGCAATAVSPLPAPEPNILLMFGTGMLGIAVAVRRRFFA is encoded by the coding sequence ATGAGTCGAAGGCACACGAACACAATCAGCACCCTCTCTGTTATTGCCTTGGTTGTGGCTGCTTTGACCTCAAAGCCCGCGGCCGCCACGACGATAGATATATACGAGCCCATTGCGTTTGCCTCACCCCTCAATACCTTTTTCGCCGATCAGGGCTACACGGTCACTCAGCTCACCTCAAGCTTCACGTCCCTATCCGGTGCGAATTTCGTGATCCTTCCTGGGCCTGTGGGTCTTTCAGCAGGTCAGATCTCCTTGGTTGACGCTTATGTCAATGGTGGTGGACGTCTACTACTCAACTCCGACTACGGTCCGCAGGACGACCTTGGCATCGCCGCCGTCAACACTGTTCTCATGTCCCTCGGAAGCTCGATCGTCAACCAGAGCACATCTTCCAACCCTGGTTACTACGACACATCGGATATCGTGGTCAATCCGTTCACAACAGGCGTGGCCGATGTGAACTACGCCGATACGTCCTCCCTGACTGGAGGTACAGCCCTCGTCTTCGGAAACCCGGTCATTGACCTCGGACAGGAGTTCATCGCTTATCAAACTATCGGCGCGGGATATGTCTTCGTGATTGCCGATACTAATGTCCAAGTCAATATCAGTTCGACGACGACCAATAACAACGGCGTGCTGTACTGCAACTTCGGTGGGTTGGGCTGTGCCGCGACTGCAGTATCTCCTCTACCAGCTCCTGAACCAAACATTCTGCTCATGTTCGGAACCGGCATGCTTGGGATAGCAGTGGCTGTCAGACGCAGGTTCTTCGCTTAA
- a CDS encoding ester cyclase has product MTSSTTQSTQFIEDYLHALSGQPKTDELIAQFVSDPILVEHIRNVEAAFPAYELIAHQLIAEENLVAMRGTFRGVHRGAFAGIEPTRKTVSADLMIFYRLRDGRIAEHWLQMNMGGLMDQLTHGTDLPQDVHLPTQASSLVEAS; this is encoded by the coding sequence ATGACGAGCTCAACAACCCAAAGCACACAGTTCATTGAAGATTATCTTCACGCACTCAGCGGTCAGCCAAAGACAGACGAACTTATCGCCCAGTTTGTCAGCGACCCGATCCTTGTGGAACATATTCGCAACGTAGAAGCCGCTTTTCCAGCTTATGAACTCATCGCGCACCAACTCATCGCGGAAGAGAACTTGGTAGCGATGCGAGGCACATTCCGCGGAGTTCACCGGGGTGCATTCGCGGGCATCGAGCCTACTCGCAAGACTGTATCGGCTGACCTGATGATTTTTTACCGTCTACGCGACGGGCGCATCGCGGAGCACTGGCTGCAAATGAACATGGGCGGCCTCATGGATCAGTTAACTCATGGGACCGACTTGCCTCAGGACGTGCACCTCCCAACCCAGGCCAGTAGCTTAGTGGAAGCTTCATGA
- a CDS encoding winged helix-turn-helix domain-containing protein yields MKNMEDGAYRFGEFSLFPSERQLCQNALSIPLPAKAFDAMHLLVRNHGGLVLREELIQALWPDIHVTEANLTNIIVLLRKILGRDAIQTVSKYGYRFTLPVLGEPGVRQATYANFVRGKELAAERSPESIFQARDLFWLCLANDPNFAPAWAWLGRCCRMSEKFKAGPSINLDIAETAFRRALAIDPNLACAHHFYTQLQADLGQALQAMTRLAARLKQHGEEPETFAGLVQVLRFCGLLEESVASHERAIALDPTISTSVAHTYFLQGEYERVFETYFGKRYYLDAAAWAAMGDTDHAIAVLHERLTHPELSPLMFGLMASLLAVLEGKSEEAIAIITQTEVLHEPELLFYLARHLAMLNLAPAAVEMLQRARRAGFSSFRALEQDAAFAEVRNQPGFDDEREEAKNREAHASQTLHETLGCDFLSHGGWPRPKN; encoded by the coding sequence ATGAAAAACATGGAAGACGGCGCCTACCGGTTCGGTGAGTTTTCGCTCTTCCCATCCGAACGCCAGCTTTGTCAAAACGCACTGAGCATACCCCTGCCTGCGAAGGCTTTCGATGCCATGCATTTGTTGGTGCGCAATCACGGGGGGCTGGTTCTGCGAGAAGAGCTCATTCAAGCGCTCTGGCCCGATATACACGTAACCGAAGCCAATCTCACCAATATCATCGTGCTGCTGCGGAAGATCCTGGGCCGGGACGCAATCCAGACAGTCTCAAAATATGGATATCGATTTACTCTTCCGGTTCTCGGAGAACCAGGGGTAAGGCAAGCCACCTACGCAAACTTCGTTCGCGGAAAAGAACTCGCGGCAGAGCGATCGCCGGAATCAATCTTCCAGGCTCGCGATCTGTTCTGGTTGTGTCTCGCAAACGATCCGAATTTCGCGCCGGCCTGGGCATGGCTTGGACGCTGCTGCCGCATGTCGGAAAAGTTCAAGGCCGGCCCATCGATAAATCTCGATATTGCCGAGACAGCTTTTCGTCGAGCTCTCGCGATCGATCCGAATCTAGCCTGCGCCCACCATTTCTACACGCAATTGCAAGCTGACTTAGGGCAGGCTTTGCAGGCGATGACGCGCCTGGCCGCGCGCCTGAAGCAGCATGGAGAAGAACCCGAGACCTTTGCGGGCTTGGTTCAAGTCCTGCGCTTTTGTGGACTCTTAGAGGAGTCCGTCGCCTCGCATGAACGGGCAATCGCTCTTGACCCGACAATCAGCACAAGCGTCGCCCACACCTATTTTCTGCAAGGAGAGTACGAGAGGGTTTTCGAGACCTACTTTGGCAAACGCTACTATCTGGACGCTGCTGCGTGGGCGGCCATGGGGGACACCGACCATGCCATAGCGGTTCTCCACGAGAGGCTAACCCATCCCGAGCTGTCGCCTCTCATGTTCGGACTGATGGCCTCCCTCTTGGCGGTTCTGGAGGGGAAGAGTGAGGAGGCGATCGCGATCATAACGCAAACGGAGGTCCTTCACGAACCCGAGTTGCTGTTTTACTTAGCTCGTCACTTAGCCATGCTGAACCTTGCCCCTGCTGCCGTTGAGATGCTGCAACGCGCGCGTCGAGCAGGTTTCTCATCATTCCGCGCTCTAGAGCAGGACGCCGCCTTCGCCGAAGTGCGAAACCAACCCGGGTTTGATGATGAACGGGAAGAGGCAAAGAATCGTGAGGCCCATGCGAGTCAGACTCTCCATGAGACTCTCGGCTGCGACTTCCTCTCTCATGGCGGGTGGCCCAGGCCTAAAAATTGA